A window of the Lactuca sativa cultivar Salinas chromosome 7, Lsat_Salinas_v11, whole genome shotgun sequence genome harbors these coding sequences:
- the LOC128127214 gene encoding uncharacterized protein LOC128127214 — MPRSFRTGTPLLVDLEIAKSAKQRRKQARLLKKQQQSRVSSSNPSTTSSPTSKSITPPSSPTPTMADNHGGNQNPPHPPPEQTFRQWPHEVTEDQIKLRVFPFALQDSAKEWLYDLPPRSVTTWNELARMFLDKYFLEMRASSLRREIIGIKQQKREALHTYWERFKKLCSRCPQHGITEYQLLQYFYEGKSSWDRRLLNASSGGSIVDKTPTEIRVLIKNMAEEFKHTVQEEEWYNDAPRGVKEISTPKIESQLSELTKVVMMLAKDKGVQPPTVRPCGICTQVRHSTNMFLQLQEEDYEEEKAMGGFLGSSQRGYEQPRGDQRWNNNQGWGGNQQGNYQPSQPHQYQQRLPFPPQNFQPRQPQHPPQQAGSSSMSLEDLVKSLATSTQVFQQEKKASIKNLEKQVSQLAISEEEIVVEEATKEEKEEEKTIEKKPFITESKATPAPFPKRLKSTKKEREENEIMQMFKRVQINIPLIEVIKQVPRYARFLKDLCVSKNKLKGNQVVTVGEHVSAVLQKRMPPKCKDPGVFTVPCKLGNLYVPQAMLDLGASVNFLPYSLFKSISVGTLSKAGVIIQLADRSLVHPKGVLEDVLLQVDEFVFPTDFYVLDMGDDDSPSSSSILLGRPFLKTSKTKINVYNGTLSMEFDGEVINFNVHEAKKTPFDVQSVNFVNLINPSTKKGLNLSNNEFLELVLSWKLDRDKAKELAKKFDMDNEVLEILEFMMTRSM; from the exons TCTTCATCAAATCCATCAACCACATCCTCTCCAACATCCAAAAGTATCACCCCACCATCTTCACCTACTCCTACCATGGCAGACAACCATGGAGGAAATCAAAATCCTCCACATCCACCACCTGAACAAACCTTTAGACAATGG CCACATGAAGTCACAGAAGATCAAATCAAGTTAAGGGTATTCCCCTTTGCTTTACAAGATTCAGCGAAGGAGTGGTTATATGACTTACCACCGAGGTCAGTCACAACATGGAATGAACTTGCAAGGATGTTTCTAGATAAATATTTTCTAGAAATGAGAGCTTCATCTTTACGTAGAGAGATAATTGGTATCAAGCAACAAAAGAGAGAAGCTTTGCATACTTATTGGGAACGGTTCAAGAAATTGTGCTCAAGATGTCCACAACATGGGATTACAGAATATCAGTTGCTGCAGTATTTTTATGAAGGAAAGTCATCTTGGGATAGGAGATTACTCAATGCATCAAGTGGTGGATCTATAGTTGATAAGACTCCAACAGAAATCAGAGTTCTTATAAAAAACATGGCAGAAGAGTTCAAGCACACAgtccaagaagaagaatggtacaATGATGCACCAAGAGGAGTGAAAGAAATTTCTACCCCAAAAATTGAAAGTCAACTTTCTGAGTTGACTAAGGTAGTAATGATGCTTGCAAAGGACAAGGGCGTGCAACCACCAACAGTTAGACCTTGTGGTATTTGTACACAAGTTAGACATTCAACCAACATGTTCCTTCAACTTCAAGAAGAAGATTATGAAGAAGAAAAAGCCATGGGAGGTTTTCTTGGATCTAGTCAAAGGGGATATGAGCAGCCACGAGGTGATCAAAGATGGAACAACAATCAAGGTTGGGGAGGAAATCAACAAGGGAACTACCAACCAAGTCAACCACATCAATACCAACAAAGACTACCTTTTCCACCACAAAACTTTCAGCCAAGGCAACCACAACACCCTCCTCAACAAGCGGGTTCATCAAGTATGTCTTTAGAGGACTTAGTGAAAAGTTTGGCAACTAGTACACAAGTTTTCCAACAGGAGAAAAAAGCAAGCATAAAGAACTTAGAGAAACAAGTTTCACAGCTTGCTATTTCC GAAGAAGAAATAGTGGTTGAAGAGGCAACCAAAGAAGAGAAGGAGGAAGAGAAAACAATCGAAAAGAAGCCCTTCATCACTGAGTCTAAAGCCACACCTGCTCCATTTCCCAAAAGATTAAAGAGCACGAAGAAAGAACGGGAGGAGAATGAGATCATGcaaatgttcaagagagttcaaatCAACATTCCACTCATCGAGGTCATCAAGCAGGTACCTAGATACGCAAGGTTCCTTAAGGATCTTTGTGTAtctaaaaacaaattaaaaggaAATCAAGTCGTAACGGTTGGGGAGCATGTATCCGCGGTTTTGCAAAAGAGGATGCCCCCAAAGTGCAAGGATCCCGGTGTCTTTACCGTGCCTTGCAAGTTGGGAAATCTTTATGTACCCCAAGCTATGCTTGATCTAGGTGCATCCGTAAATTTCCTACCATATTCTCTTTTCAAATCAATTAGTGTAGGAACATTGAGCAAAGCCGGTGTGATCATCCAACTTGCTGACCGGTCTTTGGTACACCCAAAAGGAGTATTAGAGGACGTGTTACTGCAAGTCGATGAATTTGTCTTCCCGACTGATTTTTATGTCTTAGATATGGGAGATGATGACTCTCCAAGTTCAAGTTCCATACTTTTGGGTAGACCTTTTCTTAAAACttctaaaacaaaaatcaatGTCTACAATGGAACTTTGAGTATGGAATTTGATGGTGAAGTTATCAACTTCAATGTGCATGAAGCAAAAAAGACTCCTTTTGATGTTCAATCTGTTAATTTTGTCAATTTGATCAATCCCTCAACAAAAAAGGGTTTAAACTTGTCTAACAATGAATTTCTAGAATTAGTTTTGTCATGGAAACTAGACAGGGACAAAGCCAAAGAGCTTGCAAAGAAGTTTGATATGGATAATGAAGTGTTGGAGATATTAGAGTTTATGATGACAAGAAGCATGTGA